The DNA sequence CCTGTGataatttttcttatattttaggattttttaaaCCATCATGAAATTTTTAGTGACGATTTAAAACCGTCACTGTATTACTACTAAGAAAGCTTTTAAGTATATTTAGTGACTATTTAAACCgttataatatttttagttacGGTTTTTCAATTTGAAACCATTACTAAATTATTAATTCTTGTAACAGCTTTTTCTATATTTAGTGACTTTTAAAATGTCATAATCTCTTTAACATTAAagcttttttttattaattattacaaaaattatttctaTTATAGATAATTTATGTGTCTACCAACCAAATAATAGATGTCATTATATTTCAACAAATCTAAACTCAATTCTATAAGTTGTACAAAAATAGTAACAATGTAATTCAAAAATTGAATTCTACAAGTTTTACATAGAGATAATCCATAAAAATAGCTATGCTTGATGTTTCTCATTGTTTCTTGTAACAACTACTCAGCAGCCATCTTGTCCCTTTTGATACTTTCTAATTTATTCTCTTCTGTCTGGATTAACAGCAATTAAAGAACTGGTTGACATTAGCATTGTAACAATTTTTGCTAAAAAAAGTTAAACTGGTAGCACCccataaatcataaatatcttAAAAGTTATGGCTGTTTAAAAACTACATGGAATAAGACAGGGCTTCATttagattaattattatatcaTAGAGGAAACATTTGGCAAGGGGACGAACAACTAAAAGAACTAAGCTCAAATAGTAAAGTTTAAGGAATCAGTTCTATACTAAAGATATAATGCATGAAATTTGTATCTCTAAAATTGTTTGCTTATTGAATTATTACAAAggtaataaaaattttaagaaaatatttcATCGTTCAATAACCTAAAGTTTAGTAGCCAAATCTTTCTTCTCCTCCTTAAGTTCTctaatctattttttaaaataaaaataaataaataaaacatagatTAGTAGATGTAAgaacaacaaaatataaatttttaaataaataatgcaGCAAATAAGCTACATACCTGAGTTCTTAATTTTCTAATTGTCGATTCTTGAATAGCCTGCTTTCTGGAAAGCTCTTCACCTGAGATGAGATACATTCTAACATAAAAAGAGACCTTTGTGATATCCAATTGTAACTACAATAGCAATGCCTCTCAAATATATTATTCATTTGTCAACACAAGATAAAAACAATTAATTCATTGGATACGaaaattttttgtctttttaggGGTGCCATACTTGGCCGTAAGAAAGATTAAATAAAGCatatgaaattaaagaaaaaaaataatgaccTTTGGATGGTCCCGTATATATGTATGTGCATAGCTTTCTTAAGCTTGATTGATTAATACCCTATATTGATATATTGtccaaaagaaaaacaaataagaAACAGTATCCAATATCCATGGCTTTATGCAAATCCAAACGGATTTAAGAGTAATAAGAGTAATTTCTTTACCCCTTCAATCCATTTAAGTCTGTCGTTTAAGGAAAGATTGTTAAGGAATAAGGATAAATTTATTgagttaattaataattatgttcATTAAAGTTGGTATATTAATTTAATGCTAAATATTAATGTGACATTAGAGTTATTTAGATAAAGGCAAGGGCTACGATCTTAGAACCAATCCTCCACGGTGTAGCACAAGTCGATATATCCCGTTTGCGTTCAACAAGGTAgccaaaaaatacaaaaattttgtgAAGGATGTAAAATGGACAATGAAAAAATAGTATGTCTTTAGCTTTAGTTCTTCTAATTATGTTAAGTGGACAATGAGAATGTAGTAGAATACTTGTTTATTCagatttaaaatttcaaatgtAATACTTTACTTGCTGATGTATTATGATAATGGATTTGTGATATAGTATTTGCTGATGCAAATATAAAGATACAAATGTAGTAGAGTAGTTGctgaatgaaatatgcaaatataaaaatattagagtAGTTGCTgatacaaatataaaaatacaaatgacaTAATGCAAATATAACATAAGTCTACTGCCCAGTAGGATCGGCACTGGCACCTTCACATTGGCGGCATCTACTACGATTGTGGTCCTCACCACCACATTGTCTACAACGCCTAGGAGCATGCAACATTCGAGTGCCCATTTCATTCAAGAAGCGTGTCATTTTTGGGCGACCTTTTGTAACTCGTCTGAGGGATGGATTTGGTACAAATCGAGGTCCATGATAAGCAGGCCATGTTGCGGGATCCCCTAGAGGCCTAAACCTAGCTCTGTATACTCTTCGAACTTGGTCCATCTTATAAACTTCATGAACATACACTTGCCAATCTAATCGTTGGTTCGCACAACAAGCAAATACATGTCGACATGGAATCCGGTCCAGTTGAAATTCGCCGCAGTCACACCGTTGACGACCTAAGTCAACATTATACTCCACCCCACTAGGCATCTCACGCACTTCAAATACCTGGCTCTGCCTGTCAAAACAATTAACCTGGATATTCCCTGATGCACGTTGGTTTGCATGCAATTTTGAGGTCACATGCTCAGAAAAAATATGACCAGCACTAATGCGATCCTCAGCCTCAGCTCTTTTCCTGGTAAACAACTCATTAAGCTTGTGAAAGGTTTCCTTTACTAGTGTAGTCACAGGGAGATTGTGAGCACCTTTCAAGACTGAATTGATGCACTCCACCAGATTCATGGTCATATGACCCCATCGGTAACCACCGTCGAATGCCAACGCATACTGTTCACGTGGAATACAGTTTAACCATTGGGTGTAAGCCTCACCCCTTTCTCGTAAACGCTGGTAATGTAAATCGTATTCGCGTACCGTCTTCGAATATCCTACGATATAATACAGATATGCAGAAATACCAAGTGAAAATGAGATTCATCACAATTAATTCTAACAATAACAACTTTAGTCTATGCATATTTACCTATGTTGACGATGAGCTTTTGCAAGTATGGTGCCCCGAACTTCCTCAAGAAGTTCGACTCTATATTTTTGATGCAGAACATGTGAAAGGCTCTAGGAGGGGACCAAGCTCCGTTACTACGGGAAATAGCTGAACTGATGGAATCGTGTCTGTCAGAAATAAGTCCAACACCATCCCGAGTCACCACATGTTGTCGCAAGTTACTGAGAAAAAAGTGCCACGCGTCAGAAGTCTCTCCCTCCACGATCGCAAATGCAATAGGTACGATGTTGTTGTTACCATCCTGTGAAACTGCAACTAACAGACAACCCTTATATTTTCCATATAAATGTGTCCCATCTATCTGGACAACTGGTTTGCAATGTCTGAATGCTCTAATACAAGGGTAATAACTCCAGAAGACTCGATGTAATACTCGGATATCAGTAACCAAGTCATCACCCTGATATACAGGCATAGTTTCAAAGTGAACAAAAGCTGATGGCTCCTTGTGACACATGGCCTCAAACCATATCGGCAAAGTTTCGTACGATGCTTCCCAACCcccaaatattttttctaccGCTTTTTGTTTTGCCAACCATGCTTTCCGATAACTGATTGTGTAGTTGAACTTTGACTGTACTTCCGCAATAACTGATTTCACCTTCAAAGAGGGGTCATGCTCTACTAACGGCTTTATTGCTTCTGCAATTGTGTTAGAATCCAGTTTCGAATGTTCTTGAGAAATGGTGGCTCTGGTACAAGTGTGACTACCATTATACCTCCTTATAACCCAACAGTACTTTCTACGGATCATACAAACCTTGATCAGCCAATCACAACCTGACCCATATTGTGTACACTTGGCATAAAATGTCAACGGTTTCGACTCATACACCCGATAATCTACACCTCTACGGATGGCATAATCTTTTATCGCCACAATGACTGCTTCTCTGGAGCTAAATTCCATTCCCATGGCAAATTCACCATCCGCCACAAACAAATCtgtcaataaattataaatcatTCTTAAATTATCTTAAATTTATACATATCCTGAATAAATGTTTACTAAATCATCTAATTATCACAACATCAAAGAAATAtgtaaatacataaataaatgctaattaatattaactaaataaataataaaacacaaCCTTCTcttaaatttaactaaataaaGACATATACAAATGCTAACTAATTATATTTTCACATGTCATGTAATTACTTAATCCATCAATAATATAATGAACAACATAATTTTAATGTttcataaaaatattcaaattatGAACCTGAATTCATATATTCAGGAAACTCTGGTGCATGCATAGCCTCCAAATCTAGCGCACGCATGGAAAATGGTTCCTCAAACCGATGTTGGTTTGCTAGTGCATTTACCACTTCTGCCTCCACAGTGCCATCAGCTTGATCTTCGTCTCTATCTACACCAACGGCTTCGTAGTTGCTTTCAAACTCTTCCTCACTATCACTATCATAATCTTCCTGTTCAATATTTCGATCTGCTTCAGATTGTTCGAACTGAATGTACAACTCAATGAACAATATTTGAGAACGACTTTTAATATACATGGAAAACATCTCTTGCATGCTTGCTTCATCAGTTATATATTTGGTTTGAAATTGAACAAATCTACCAAATACCAATATAGGATACCTATATAAAATACATGACACTTTCCTTGACATTTGAAAATCTATCTTCTCAGAAATCACACCTT is a window from the Arachis stenosperma cultivar V10309 chromosome 3, arast.V10309.gnm1.PFL2, whole genome shotgun sequence genome containing:
- the LOC130970115 gene encoding uncharacterized protein LOC130970115 → MDDRVMLKVYYFGQILLQTVEGVKFVCENPLDIVIPFTISFEELKGVISEKIDFQMSRKVSCILYRYPILVFGRFVQFQTKYITDEASMQEMFSMYIKSRSQILFIELYIQFEQSEADRNIEQEDYDSDSEEEFESNYEAVGVDRDEDQADGTVEAEVVNALANQHRFEEPFSMRALDLEAMHAPEFPEYMNSDLFVADGEFAMGMEFSSREAVIVAIKDYAIRRGVDYRVYESKPLTFYAKCTQYGSGCDWLIKVCMIRRKYCWVIRRYNGSHTCTRATISQEHSKLDSNTIAEAIKPLVEHDPSLKVKSVIAEVQSKFNYTISYRKAWLAKQKAVEKIFGGWEASYETLPIWFEAMCHKEPSAFVHFETMPVYQGDDLVTDIRVLHRVFWSYYPCIRAFRHCKPVVQIDGTHLYGKYKGCLLVAVSQDGNNNIVPIAFAIVEGETSDAWHFFLSNLRQHVVTRDGVGLISDRHDSISSAISRSNGAWSPPRAFHMFCIKNIESNFLRKFGAPYLQKLIVNIGYSKTVREYDLHYQRLRERGEAYTQWLNCIPREQYALAFDGGYRWGHMTMNLVECINSVLKGAHNLPVTTLVKETFHKLNELFTRKRAEAEDRISAGHIFSEHVTSKLHANQRASGNIQVNCFDRQSQVFEVREMPSGVEYNVDLGRQRCDCGEFQLDRIPCRHVFACCANQRLDWQVYVHEVYKMDQVRRVYRARFRPLGDPATWPAYHGPRFVPNPSLRRVTKGRPKMTRFLNEMGTRMLHAPRRCRQCGGEDHNRSRCRQCEGASADPTGQ